In one window of Leptospira sp. GIMC2001 DNA:
- a CDS encoding 3-deoxy-D-manno-octulosonic acid transferase, translating to MGYLIFLIYTPITFIAKFLFWIASLVSKRARNFRRQRLDAIQILKTIEVPKNSTAYWFHGASVGELDQAKSLARECKNREPNCFIMLTWVSDSVTDKNLSDSPANINLPLPLDSPFSYNLYFDKLKPKHLLLFTWDTWSWLIRSAYNRKIPISLVCATLGEKSGRKGFFSRALTMQVFSWLFGIYTAHSIFIDKFEKLLELKVDTNTEKILLNGKSIFLKNLGDTRFDAVIQKIQNSNEPEKFTKFLDTIEVSSSNNQAIIFASTYSVCESGIIDWISTIEIKDSKCIWIFPHKIDIHRIEKLHEDCKKLGWTVCKFSQPVAKAKIILFDELGILAFAYKYGLISYVGGGFHHRIHNTIEPAYFGLPILTGPRIYNSPEALVMQSKGGLISIDSPKDLKIQIHHLLSNPKRLMEIQKINQNFVLDNKGASQRIYEEVLV from the coding sequence GTGGGTTATTTAATTTTTTTAATCTATACTCCAATAACTTTCATAGCCAAGTTTTTATTCTGGATTGCAAGTCTTGTTTCAAAAAGAGCACGTAACTTCCGAAGACAGAGACTGGATGCAATCCAAATTCTAAAAACGATTGAAGTCCCTAAGAACAGCACAGCCTATTGGTTTCATGGCGCAAGTGTTGGAGAACTAGACCAAGCTAAATCTCTTGCAAGGGAATGCAAAAATCGAGAACCAAATTGTTTTATTATGCTCACTTGGGTCTCAGATAGTGTTACAGATAAAAATCTATCTGACAGTCCAGCTAACATCAATTTGCCTTTACCATTAGATTCTCCATTTAGTTACAATCTGTATTTTGATAAATTAAAGCCAAAACATCTATTACTGTTCACCTGGGATACTTGGTCTTGGTTGATTCGATCTGCTTACAATAGGAAGATTCCCATCTCACTAGTTTGTGCAACTCTTGGAGAGAAATCAGGTAGAAAAGGTTTCTTTTCTCGTGCATTAACGATGCAAGTTTTTTCTTGGCTTTTTGGCATATACACTGCACACTCAATTTTTATTGATAAATTCGAAAAACTACTCGAATTGAAAGTTGATACCAATACCGAGAAGATACTCTTGAATGGAAAAAGTATTTTTCTAAAAAATTTGGGTGATACGAGATTTGACGCTGTGATACAGAAAATTCAAAACTCAAATGAACCAGAAAAATTTACGAAATTTCTGGATACAATTGAAGTTTCTAGTTCTAATAATCAAGCAATCATATTTGCTTCCACTTACTCGGTATGCGAATCTGGAATTATTGACTGGATCTCAACTATCGAAATAAAAGATTCAAAATGTATCTGGATATTTCCCCACAAAATTGATATACATCGGATTGAGAAATTGCATGAAGATTGCAAGAAATTAGGTTGGACCGTCTGCAAATTTTCCCAACCTGTCGCAAAAGCAAAAATCATTCTATTTGATGAATTAGGAATATTAGCTTTCGCTTATAAATATGGACTGATTTCTTATGTGGGCGGAGGATTCCACCATAGAATCCACAACACAATTGAACCTGCTTATTTCGGATTGCCGATTCTTACAGGTCCAAGAATTTATAATTCTCCTGAAGCCCTCGTCATGCAGTCAAAAGGTGGATTAATCTCAATTGATTCACCAAAAGATCTAAAAATTCAAATCCATCATTTATTATCCAATCCTAAAAGATTGATGGAGATTCAAAAAATAAATCAAAACTTTGTGCTGGATAATAAAGGTGCCTCACAGAGAATCTACGAAGAGGTGCTCGTATGA
- the nadE gene encoding NAD(+) synthase — MNRVFQIACVSLNTTALDLEGNFLLHTKVLEDSSIDQASIVLFPELSLSGYGCEDAFYRPDLWRKCQRSIVKLLPFTKNRVVVVGAPVFYSPYLYNASIILYNQKIIGIVPKKNLANTGIHYEKRWFTEWQDHITDISLDWENISGSEEEIFEDNLLMGDLSFFWNGLRFGLEICEDSWVVNRPSHSLSEVGADLILCPGASHFAFGKYNTRSRIFLEGSRAQSNVFAFANLVGNESGRAIFDGGNIIAKSGEAIGIGKRLNFESTQILTANIDLDDIQNNRSANHRRSKIKLDDNLYPMEISLAGSPFRKNLFPSQSYDKIPQEDRYSIFTDAVTLGLFDYLRKSKTKGFTLSLSGGADSSSIAILVSVMEKEVRKSLGDKFWESLNFTTPLLTTIYQKTKNNTDITQSIAKSLADALATEHHEIEIDAEVDLMVNSISKTLGRTLNWTDDGIALQNIQARVRSPLVWLLANTKNHLLLSTGNRSEASVGYTTMDGDSSGSIAPITGVSKKFILEWLHYIGSGSDSRIQASNALSELLTTKPSAELKPLEDEQEDEKDLMPYPILQEIEYHFVKKGRSKEQILSFLQNQFDTYSANELQKFIDRFIFLFKASQWKRERLPISFHLDEYGLDPKTSFRYPILSGKD, encoded by the coding sequence ATGAATAGAGTTTTCCAAATAGCTTGTGTGTCCTTGAATACGACTGCACTTGATCTCGAAGGCAATTTTTTATTGCATACTAAAGTTCTGGAAGACAGTTCTATTGATCAGGCAAGTATTGTTTTGTTTCCAGAGTTATCCTTGTCTGGTTATGGATGTGAAGATGCTTTCTATCGACCTGATTTATGGAGAAAGTGCCAACGATCCATAGTTAAATTACTACCATTCACCAAGAATCGTGTAGTAGTCGTTGGAGCTCCAGTATTCTACAGCCCTTATTTATACAATGCTTCCATTATTCTCTACAACCAAAAAATTATCGGAATTGTTCCAAAGAAGAATCTTGCTAACACGGGAATCCATTATGAAAAACGATGGTTTACAGAATGGCAAGACCATATAACAGATATTAGCTTAGATTGGGAGAATATCTCAGGTTCGGAAGAAGAAATATTTGAAGACAACTTACTAATGGGTGATCTTAGTTTTTTCTGGAATGGTTTAAGATTTGGACTAGAAATTTGTGAAGATTCTTGGGTTGTAAATCGCCCTTCCCATTCATTGAGCGAAGTTGGAGCAGATCTAATTTTATGTCCGGGTGCATCCCATTTTGCATTTGGCAAATACAATACTAGATCAAGAATTTTTCTAGAAGGTTCACGTGCTCAATCCAATGTATTCGCATTTGCCAATCTAGTGGGCAATGAATCGGGCCGGGCTATTTTTGATGGTGGCAATATCATAGCAAAATCTGGAGAAGCGATAGGAATTGGAAAGCGACTGAATTTTGAATCAACCCAGATTTTGACAGCAAACATTGACTTAGATGATATTCAGAACAATAGATCAGCGAACCATAGAAGAAGCAAAATCAAATTGGATGACAATCTATATCCAATGGAAATTAGTTTAGCTGGCTCACCCTTTCGAAAAAATCTATTTCCTTCACAATCTTATGATAAAATTCCACAAGAGGATCGTTACAGTATTTTTACTGATGCTGTCACGCTTGGATTGTTCGACTATCTAAGAAAATCTAAGACTAAGGGATTCACCTTATCTCTGTCTGGTGGAGCCGATAGTTCCAGTATAGCTATCTTAGTTTCGGTCATGGAAAAGGAAGTAAGAAAATCTCTTGGTGATAAGTTCTGGGAAAGTCTGAATTTTACAACTCCTCTCCTTACTACCATCTATCAGAAAACAAAAAACAATACTGATATTACTCAATCTATCGCCAAATCATTAGCTGATGCCTTGGCAACAGAACACCATGAAATTGAAATTGACGCCGAAGTGGACTTAATGGTGAATTCTATTTCCAAAACTCTAGGACGAACTCTGAACTGGACAGATGATGGGATCGCGTTGCAAAATATTCAAGCTCGAGTGAGATCGCCATTGGTGTGGTTACTTGCCAATACCAAGAACCATCTTCTTTTATCAACTGGCAACCGATCTGAAGCTTCTGTCGGTTATACAACTATGGATGGAGATAGTTCGGGATCTATTGCACCAATCACAGGAGTTAGCAAAAAATTTATACTCGAATGGTTGCACTATATAGGTTCCGGAAGTGATTCTAGAATTCAAGCCTCAAATGCGCTGAGTGAATTACTCACAACCAAACCTTCTGCTGAACTCAAACCCTTAGAAGATGAGCAAGAAGATGAAAAGGACTTGATGCCCTATCCAATCTTGCAAGAAATTGAATACCATTTCGTAAAAAAAGGCCGCTCCAAGGAACAGATTCTTTCATTTTTACAGAATCAATTCGATACTTATTCTGCTAATGAATTGCAAAAATTTATAGATCGATTTATATTTTTATTCAAAGCATCCCAATGGAAAAGGGAGAGGTTGCCAATTTCTTTTCATTTGGATGAATATGGACTTGATCCCAAGACAAGTTTTCGTTACCCAATTCTTAGTGGTAAGGATTGA
- a CDS encoding NAD(P)/FAD-dependent oxidoreductase encodes MIQEITLRLQPHIACEIENLKKYISKEISVPISEISHIEILNRSIDARSKFPIYNLRLNAYIGEPFQEKPIPYPNLKNVINSEPVHIIGAGPAGYFAAIRCLELGLKPIIIERGKDVKARVADLKGINVHNIVNEDSNYCFGEGGAGTYSDGKLYTRSKKRGNVRRILELLVAFGADRNILIEAHPHIGTNKLPDIIRKIREAIISHGGEIHFNKRVVDFEISGDAIVGITTLSQDRIEVKNLILATGHSARDIFNLLDRKSIKIEMKPLAIGVRVEHSQELIDSIQYHCATRGEYLPPSPYSVVKQIDGRGVYSFCMCPGGVIAPCATSQDEIVTNGWSSSQRSRPTANSGIVVELRFSDFKDFEKQGALAAMFYQKKIENDSWLAANKTQKAPAQRLVDFVNQKFSADLPKTSYPPGLTSIELGSVLPKLIHTSLQKGFVEIGKSMKGYFTNEAVVHAPETRTSSPVNIPRDPITLEHIQISGFYPCGEGAGYAGGIVSAAMDGMKVADAIYTKLYPNKT; translated from the coding sequence ATGATCCAAGAAATCACGCTTCGATTGCAACCTCATATTGCCTGTGAGATAGAAAATTTAAAAAAATATATTTCCAAAGAAATATCTGTTCCTATTTCAGAGATATCACATATAGAAATACTCAATCGTTCCATTGATGCGCGAAGCAAGTTCCCGATCTACAATCTTCGCTTGAATGCATACATTGGCGAACCATTCCAAGAAAAACCAATACCCTATCCAAATTTAAAGAATGTAATAAATTCCGAACCAGTGCATATCATTGGAGCCGGGCCTGCAGGATATTTTGCTGCAATTCGTTGCCTCGAACTTGGTCTCAAACCAATCATCATCGAACGCGGTAAGGATGTAAAAGCGCGGGTTGCAGATTTAAAAGGTATCAATGTTCATAATATTGTAAATGAAGATTCTAATTACTGCTTTGGGGAAGGAGGAGCCGGAACATATTCGGACGGTAAGTTATATACAAGATCTAAGAAGCGAGGAAATGTTCGGAGAATCTTAGAGCTACTTGTTGCTTTTGGAGCAGATCGTAATATTCTAATTGAGGCGCATCCACATATAGGGACGAATAAATTACCAGATATCATTCGCAAAATCCGTGAAGCGATTATTAGTCATGGTGGCGAAATACATTTTAACAAAAGGGTAGTGGATTTTGAAATTAGTGGAGATGCCATCGTTGGAATAACAACACTTTCGCAGGATAGAATCGAAGTTAAGAATCTTATTTTGGCTACTGGGCATTCTGCACGAGATATATTCAATTTATTAGATCGCAAGTCAATAAAAATCGAAATGAAACCACTAGCAATCGGAGTGCGTGTTGAACATAGTCAAGAATTAATTGATTCAATTCAGTATCATTGCGCAACGCGAGGTGAGTATCTTCCGCCTTCTCCCTATTCGGTGGTAAAACAAATTGACGGAAGGGGCGTTTATTCTTTTTGTATGTGTCCTGGTGGTGTGATAGCACCCTGTGCAACATCTCAAGATGAGATTGTAACAAATGGTTGGTCGTCTTCGCAGAGATCAAGGCCTACTGCGAATTCGGGGATTGTTGTTGAGCTTCGATTTTCTGATTTTAAGGATTTTGAAAAACAGGGAGCTCTTGCAGCAATGTTCTATCAAAAGAAAATTGAAAATGATTCATGGCTTGCAGCAAACAAAACCCAAAAAGCACCAGCACAAAGACTTGTTGATTTTGTGAATCAGAAATTTTCTGCAGATCTGCCGAAGACTTCTTATCCTCCCGGACTAACTTCCATTGAATTAGGATCTGTCCTCCCGAAGTTGATTCATACTTCCCTGCAAAAAGGCTTTGTCGAAATAGGTAAATCAATGAAGGGATACTTTACCAATGAAGCGGTGGTTCATGCTCCTGAAACCAGGACGTCATCGCCTGTAAATATACCCCGTGATCCAATCACACTTGAGCATATTCAAATTAGCGGATTCTATCCTTGTGGTGAAGGTGCCGGCTATGCAGGTGGTATCGTATCTGCTGCAATGGATGGAATGAAAGTTGCGGATGCGATCTATACAAAACTCTATCCAAATAAAACCTAA
- a CDS encoding rhomboid family intramembrane serine protease: protein MSLFSVTFLVLASTIGLSLYTLYKNQNLLDQLILHPFKMNRDNSYFRLITSGFLHADLSHLIFNMLSFYFFAIHLERIVGSLVFLIFYLAAIVIANLDSVSKNKNNPMYRSLGASGGVAAVIFSYIIFNPATTLYLFFAIPIPGPVFAVGYLLYSTYASKAMNDNINHDAHIWGSLTGIAFALIYDPSTISRMIEFVRGYFS, encoded by the coding sequence ATGTCTTTATTTAGTGTCACTTTTCTAGTTCTCGCATCCACAATAGGGCTCAGCCTCTATACCTTATACAAAAATCAAAATCTACTGGATCAGTTGATTCTGCACCCATTTAAGATGAACCGGGACAATAGTTACTTTCGTTTGATAACAAGTGGATTTTTGCATGCAGACTTAAGCCATTTGATTTTTAATATGCTGTCATTCTATTTTTTTGCCATTCATTTGGAGAGAATCGTTGGCTCACTTGTGTTTTTGATCTTTTATTTGGCAGCTATTGTTATTGCTAACTTAGATTCTGTGTCCAAAAATAAAAATAACCCAATGTATCGAAGCCTAGGTGCGAGTGGCGGCGTTGCTGCGGTAATTTTTAGCTATATAATTTTTAATCCAGCGACTACTCTGTATTTGTTTTTTGCGATACCTATACCAGGTCCAGTATTTGCTGTAGGATATTTGCTCTATAGCACTTATGCATCCAAAGCAATGAACGACAACATCAATCACGACGCACATATTTGGGGATCGCTTACAGGAATCGCATTCGCATTGATCTATGATCCAAGCACTATCAGCCGAATGATTGAATTTGTTCGTGGATATTTTTCTTAA